From a single Triplophysa rosa linkage group LG1, Trosa_1v2, whole genome shotgun sequence genomic region:
- the brms1 gene encoding breast cancer metastasis-suppressor 1: protein MPAQPTARESEEEMEADPEFPQTNGEIEEERERAEETMEESGEDRESDLEESEAEEEEEEEEESSEMDGEDCERRRTQCLDEMSDLEKQFMELKDKLFQERLNQVKMKLDEVLTGKAREYRDPLATLQQNLQQGTQVAGVYRELCLQVVRHKHECEVQGARQHLESEKTLLFDAIKTELLEKIRRLEEDKQSVDITSEWWNDEVRMKKCKRRRHPIRPERKRKAALVSGPYIVYMLRDIDILEDWTAIKKAKAALIPLKKKAENRQVSVRCEGGALFYDGERFSKGSSVVLEISDDSPAQAVITGISAGEIWFKHTDGSKTKIYVSQLQKGKYTIRKA from the exons ATGCCGGCTCAGCCCACTGCGAGGGAATCAGAAGAGGAGATGGAGGCCGACCCTGAGTTCCCTCAGACAAATGGTGAGATAGAGGAGGAAcgagagagagcagaggagaCAATGGAGGAGAGTGGAGAAGACCGGGAGAGTGATCTGGAGGAGAGTGAGGCagaggaggaagaagaagaagaggaagaaagTTCAG AAATGGATGGTGAAGATTGCGAGAGAAGACGAACACAATGCCTAGACGAAATGTCTGACTTGGAAAAACAATTCATGGAGCTAAAAGACAA ACTGTTTCAAGAACGCCTGAaccaggtcaaaatgaagctggATGAGGTTTTAACAGGGAAGGCAAGAGAGTACAGAGATCCTCTGGCAACACTGCAACAAAACCTACAGCAGGGAACACAAGTTGCAG GTGTGTATAGAGAACTCTGTCTGCAGGTGGTCAGACACAAACATGAATGTGAGGTGCAGGGGGCAAGACAACATCTAGAG AGTGAGAAGACACTCTTGTTTGATGccataaaaacagaactgctggAGAAGATACGCAGACTTGAGGAGGACAAACAGAGCGTAGACATTACATCAG AGTGGTGGAATGATGAAGTGAGGATGAAGAAGTGCAAGAGGAGACGTCACCCGATTCGcccggagaggaagaggaaagcAGCACTAGTGTCAG GGCCGTACATTGTGTATATGCTGAGAGACATTGATATATTGGAGGACTGGACGGCCATTAAGAAG GCTAAAGCAGCGCTGATTCCCTTGAAAAAGAAGGCAGAGA ACAGACAGGTTTCAGTGAGATGTGAAGGTGGGGCTCTATTCTATGATGGAGAGAGATTCTCCAAAGGCAGCAGCGTCGTTCTAGAAATCAGCGACGACAGCCCAGCACA GGCTGTAATAACAGGGATCAGCGCAGGAGAGATCTGGTTCAAGCACACAGATGGCAGCAAAACCAAAATCTACGTCTCCCAGCTTCAGAAAGGCAAATACACCATACGAAAGGCTTAG